A window of Cryptomeria japonica chromosome 3, Sugi_1.0, whole genome shotgun sequence contains these coding sequences:
- the LOC131037367 gene encoding pentatricopeptide repeat-containing protein At1g08070, chloroplastic isoform X3, whose protein sequence is MSSTAHFNLNLKVLCTEGHLKEALHVLLNTRKFPAHSSTYINLLQACIDKKALSEGKQIHSHINDRGFTFSTHPLLQNKLISMYEKCGSLENARKVLDNMTEPDVSSWNIMITAYRRHGISQGAFALFHRMQQTLVQPDHFTFSTILPVCANLGSLKTGYAQKGVLDEALRLFKEMPQRTVVSWTAIIAGYAQNNLGEKALEAFKLMQLSGEKADSATFASTLPACAKMGALEQGMEIHQKVIESDFLSSVVVLSALIDMYGKCGSIQKARDLFVQMPQRNVVSWNAMIVGYAQNGLGDKALETFKLMQIAGAKPSPSTFASVLPACAKLGALEQGMEIHQNIVKMGYMSEIVWNALIDMYAKCSRIHKARTLFDKIHHPGVISWNAMIAGYAMHGYTKDAVELFEKMKHSGTNPDHVSFVCVFFACSHAGLVDDACKFFNSMSETYSIMPSMDHYVCMVDLLGRVGYLEETVNFIIKIPVKLDVVVWMSLLGACRTHKDIRLGESVATRLFELDPKNPAPFVLLSNIYALAGKWGDAQKVRKLMEEMGIKKIPGCSWIEVHKIVHAFCVGDRSHPQTQAIYTELEKLSWEMKAAGYIPDTKPIFNDVEEEEKELLLCHHSEKLAIAFGLLNTPPGTTIRVVKNLRVCSDCHTSTKFISKIISREIIVRDANRFHHFKYGRCSCEDYW, encoded by the exons ATGTCATCCACAGCCCATTTTAATCTCAATCTCAAGGTACTCTGTACAGAAGGCCACTTGAAGGAGGCGCTACACGTTCTGCTCAATACACGCAAGTTTCCTGCACATTCTTCGACATACATTAATCTATTGCAGGCATGCATTGATAAGAAAGCCCTTTCAGAGGGTAAACAAATCCACTCTCACATCAACGATAGGGGATTTACATTTTCCACACACccacttttacaaaataaacttatcaGCATGTATGAAAAGTGCGGAAGTTTGGAGAATGCTCGTAAAGTTCTTGATAACATGACTGAACCAGATGTCTCCTCATGGAATATAATGATTACAGCTTACCGAAGGCACGGGATTTCTCAAGGAGCATTCGCCCTGTTTCACCGAATGCAACAAACGCTTGTCCAACCTGATcatttcactttctccactattCTTCCTGTATGCGCCAACTTGGGATCTCTTAAAACTG GGTACGCTCAAAAGGGTGTTCTTGACGAGGCTCTGCGGCTTTTTAAAGAAATGCCGCAACGAACCGTGGTCTCGTGGACTGCCATAATTGCTGGATATGCGCAAAATAACCTTGGCGAAAAAGCTTTGGAGGCTTTTAAGCTAATGCAATTATCTGGTGAAAAGGCAGACTCGGCAACCTTTGCAAGCACCCTCCCAgcgtgtgccaaaatgggagctttggaacaaggtatggagaTTCATCAAAAGGTAATTGAAAGTGATTTTTTGTCAAGTGTTGTGGTTTTGAGTGCTTTGATAGACATGTAtggaaaatgtggaagcatacagaAGGCGCGTGATTTGTTTGTCCAAATGCCTCAGCGAAATGTGGTGTCATGGAATGCGATGATTGTAGGATACGCACAAAATGGGCTTGGTGACAAAGCCTTGGAGACCTTTAAGCTAATGCAAATTGCGGGTGCAAAGCCAAGTCCGTCAACCTTTGCCAGTGTCCTCCCAGCTTGTGCCAAACTTGGAGCTTTGGAGCAGGGTATggagatccatcaaaatatagttaAAATGGGATATATGTCCGAGATAGTCTGGAATGCactgatagacatgtatgcaaaatgttcaCGCATACACAAGGCACGCACGTTGTTTGACAAAATCCATCATCCAGGCGtaatctcatggaatgcaatgattgcagggtATGCAATGCATGGCTATACAAAGGATGCGGTTGAACTCTTTGAAAAAATGAAGCACTCTGGAACCAACCCAGATCATGTAAGCTTTGTTTGTGTTTTTTTTGCATGCAGCCACGCAGGTCTAGTGGATGATGCTTGTAAATTCTTTAATTCCATGAGTGAAACTTATTCTATTATGCCTTCAATGGATCATTATGTGTGTATGGTTGACCTTCTAGGTCGAGTTGGCTATCTTGAGGAAACCGTAAACTTTATCATCAAAATCCCAGTTAAACTTGATGTAGTTGTGTGGATGTCATTGCTCGGTGCTTGTCGAACTCATAAGGATATAAGGTTAGGGGAATCTGTGGCAACGCGCCTTTTTGAATTGGATCCAAAAAATCCTGCTCCATTTGTTCTTTTGTCAAACATTTATGCCCTTGCGGGAAAGTGGGGTGATGCTCAAAAGGTAAGGAAATTGATGGAAGAAATGGGAATTAAAAAGATACCTGGATGTAGCTGGATTGAAGTCCATAAAATAGTACATGCATTTTGTGTGGGAGATAGATCACACCCACAAACTCAGGCGATCTATACAGAGTTGGAAAAATTGTCTTGGGAGATGAAAGCAGCCGGGTATATTCCAGATACAAAACCTATATTCAATGACGTCGAAGAGGAGGAGAAGGAATTACTCCTCTGCCACCATAGTGAGAAGTTGGCAATTGCTTTTGGATTGTTAAACACACCCCCTGGAACAACCATTAGAGTTGTCAAAAACCTCCGAGTATGCAGTGATTGCCACACTTCAACCAAGTTTATTTCCAAGATAATTTCAAGAGAAATTATTGTGAGAGATGCAAATCGTTTCCATCATTTCAAATATGGACGATGTTCATGTGAAGATTATTGGTGA
- the LOC131037367 gene encoding pentatricopeptide repeat-containing protein At1g08070, chloroplastic isoform X1, translated as MSSTAHFNLNLKVLCTEGHLKEALHVLLNTRKFPAHSSTYINLLQACIDKKALSEGKQIHSHINDRGFTFSTHPLLQNKLISMYEKCGSLENARKVLDNMTEPDVSSWNIMITAYRRHGISQGAFALFHRMQQTLVQPDHFTFSTILPVCANLGSLKTGMQIHGKVVRCGFHSHVTVTNTLIDMYAKCGSIERSRELFDKMPNGDVVSWNAMITGYAQKGVLDEALRLFKEMPQRTVVSWTAIIAGYAQNNLGEKALEAFKLMQLSGEKADSATFASTLPACAKMGALEQGMEIHQKVIESDFLSSVVVLSALIDMYGKCGSIQKARDLFVQMPQRNVVSWNAMIVGYAQNGLGDKALETFKLMQIAGAKPSPSTFASVLPACAKLGALEQGMEIHQNIVKMGYMSEIVWNALIDMYAKCSRIHKARTLFDKIHHPGVISWNAMIAGYAMHGYTKDAVELFEKMKHSGTNPDHVSFVCVFFACSHAGLVDDACKFFNSMSETYSIMPSMDHYVCMVDLLGRVGYLEETVNFIIKIPVKLDVVVWMSLLGACRTHKDIRLGESVATRLFELDPKNPAPFVLLSNIYALAGKWGDAQKVRKLMEEMGIKKIPGCSWIEVHKIVHAFCVGDRSHPQTQAIYTELEKLSWEMKAAGYIPDTKPIFNDVEEEEKELLLCHHSEKLAIAFGLLNTPPGTTIRVVKNLRVCSDCHTSTKFISKIISREIIVRDANRFHHFKYGRCSCEDYW; from the coding sequence ATGTCATCCACAGCCCATTTTAATCTCAATCTCAAGGTACTCTGTACAGAAGGCCACTTGAAGGAGGCGCTACACGTTCTGCTCAATACACGCAAGTTTCCTGCACATTCTTCGACATACATTAATCTATTGCAGGCATGCATTGATAAGAAAGCCCTTTCAGAGGGTAAACAAATCCACTCTCACATCAACGATAGGGGATTTACATTTTCCACACACccacttttacaaaataaacttatcaGCATGTATGAAAAGTGCGGAAGTTTGGAGAATGCTCGTAAAGTTCTTGATAACATGACTGAACCAGATGTCTCCTCATGGAATATAATGATTACAGCTTACCGAAGGCACGGGATTTCTCAAGGAGCATTCGCCCTGTTTCACCGAATGCAACAAACGCTTGTCCAACCTGATcatttcactttctccactattCTTCCTGTATGCGCCAACTTGGGATCTCTTAAAACTGGTATGCAGATCCATGGAAAGGTCGTTCGATGTGGGTTTCATTCTCATGTTACTGTGACGAATACCCTgattgacatgtatgcaaaatgtggaagcatagagagATCGcgcgaactgtttgacaaaatgcctaatGGAGACGttgtctcatggaatgccatgattacAGGGTACGCTCAAAAGGGTGTTCTTGACGAGGCTCTGCGGCTTTTTAAAGAAATGCCGCAACGAACCGTGGTCTCGTGGACTGCCATAATTGCTGGATATGCGCAAAATAACCTTGGCGAAAAAGCTTTGGAGGCTTTTAAGCTAATGCAATTATCTGGTGAAAAGGCAGACTCGGCAACCTTTGCAAGCACCCTCCCAgcgtgtgccaaaatgggagctttggaacaaggtatggagaTTCATCAAAAGGTAATTGAAAGTGATTTTTTGTCAAGTGTTGTGGTTTTGAGTGCTTTGATAGACATGTAtggaaaatgtggaagcatacagaAGGCGCGTGATTTGTTTGTCCAAATGCCTCAGCGAAATGTGGTGTCATGGAATGCGATGATTGTAGGATACGCACAAAATGGGCTTGGTGACAAAGCCTTGGAGACCTTTAAGCTAATGCAAATTGCGGGTGCAAAGCCAAGTCCGTCAACCTTTGCCAGTGTCCTCCCAGCTTGTGCCAAACTTGGAGCTTTGGAGCAGGGTATggagatccatcaaaatatagttaAAATGGGATATATGTCCGAGATAGTCTGGAATGCactgatagacatgtatgcaaaatgttcaCGCATACACAAGGCACGCACGTTGTTTGACAAAATCCATCATCCAGGCGtaatctcatggaatgcaatgattgcagggtATGCAATGCATGGCTATACAAAGGATGCGGTTGAACTCTTTGAAAAAATGAAGCACTCTGGAACCAACCCAGATCATGTAAGCTTTGTTTGTGTTTTTTTTGCATGCAGCCACGCAGGTCTAGTGGATGATGCTTGTAAATTCTTTAATTCCATGAGTGAAACTTATTCTATTATGCCTTCAATGGATCATTATGTGTGTATGGTTGACCTTCTAGGTCGAGTTGGCTATCTTGAGGAAACCGTAAACTTTATCATCAAAATCCCAGTTAAACTTGATGTAGTTGTGTGGATGTCATTGCTCGGTGCTTGTCGAACTCATAAGGATATAAGGTTAGGGGAATCTGTGGCAACGCGCCTTTTTGAATTGGATCCAAAAAATCCTGCTCCATTTGTTCTTTTGTCAAACATTTATGCCCTTGCGGGAAAGTGGGGTGATGCTCAAAAGGTAAGGAAATTGATGGAAGAAATGGGAATTAAAAAGATACCTGGATGTAGCTGGATTGAAGTCCATAAAATAGTACATGCATTTTGTGTGGGAGATAGATCACACCCACAAACTCAGGCGATCTATACAGAGTTGGAAAAATTGTCTTGGGAGATGAAAGCAGCCGGGTATATTCCAGATACAAAACCTATATTCAATGACGTCGAAGAGGAGGAGAAGGAATTACTCCTCTGCCACCATAGTGAGAAGTTGGCAATTGCTTTTGGATTGTTAAACACACCCCCTGGAACAACCATTAGAGTTGTCAAAAACCTCCGAGTATGCAGTGATTGCCACACTTCAACCAAGTTTATTTCCAAGATAATTTCAAGAGAAATTATTGTGAGAGATGCAAATCGTTTCCATCATTTCAAATATGGACGATGTTCATGTGAAGATTATTGGTGA
- the LOC131037367 gene encoding pentatricopeptide repeat-containing protein At3g62890 isoform X4, whose amino-acid sequence MSSTAHFNLNLKVLCTEGHLKEALHVLLNTRKFPAHSSTYINLLQACIDKKALSEGKQIHSHINDRGFTFSTHPLLQNKLISMYEKCGSLENARKVLDNMTEPDVSSWNIMITAYRRHGISQGAFALFHRMQQTLVQPDHFTFSTILPVCANLGSLKTGMQIHGKVVRCGFHSHVTVTNTLIDMYAKCGSIERSRELFDKMPNGDVVSWNAMITGYAQKGVLDEALRLFKEMPQRTVVSWTAIIAGYAQNNLGEKALEAFKLMQLSGEKADSATFASTLPACAKMGALEQGYAQNGLGDKALETFKLMQIAGAKPSPSTFASVLPACAKLGALEQGMEIHQNIVKMGYMSEIVWNALIDMYAKCSRIHKARTLFDKIHHPGVISWNAMIAGYAMHGYTKDAVELFEKMKHSGTNPDHVSFVCVFFACSHAGLVDDACKFFNSMSETYSIMPSMDHYVCMVDLLGRVGYLEETVNFIIKIPVKLDVVVWMSLLGACRTHKDIRLGESVATRLFELDPKNPAPFVLLSNIYALAGKWGDAQKVRKLMEEMGIKKIPGCSWIEVHKIVHAFCVGDRSHPQTQAIYTELEKLSWEMKAAGYIPDTKPIFNDVEEEEKELLLCHHSEKLAIAFGLLNTPPGTTIRVVKNLRVCSDCHTSTKFISKIISREIIVRDANRFHHFKYGRCSCEDYW is encoded by the exons ATGTCATCCACAGCCCATTTTAATCTCAATCTCAAGGTACTCTGTACAGAAGGCCACTTGAAGGAGGCGCTACACGTTCTGCTCAATACACGCAAGTTTCCTGCACATTCTTCGACATACATTAATCTATTGCAGGCATGCATTGATAAGAAAGCCCTTTCAGAGGGTAAACAAATCCACTCTCACATCAACGATAGGGGATTTACATTTTCCACACACccacttttacaaaataaacttatcaGCATGTATGAAAAGTGCGGAAGTTTGGAGAATGCTCGTAAAGTTCTTGATAACATGACTGAACCAGATGTCTCCTCATGGAATATAATGATTACAGCTTACCGAAGGCACGGGATTTCTCAAGGAGCATTCGCCCTGTTTCACCGAATGCAACAAACGCTTGTCCAACCTGATcatttcactttctccactattCTTCCTGTATGCGCCAACTTGGGATCTCTTAAAACTGGTATGCAGATCCATGGAAAGGTCGTTCGATGTGGGTTTCATTCTCATGTTACTGTGACGAATACCCTgattgacatgtatgcaaaatgtggaagcatagagagATCGcgcgaactgtttgacaaaatgcctaatGGAGACGttgtctcatggaatgccatgattacAGGGTACGCTCAAAAGGGTGTTCTTGACGAGGCTCTGCGGCTTTTTAAAGAAATGCCGCAACGAACCGTGGTCTCGTGGACTGCCATAATTGCTGGATATGCGCAAAATAACCTTGGCGAAAAAGCTTTGGAGGCTTTTAAGCTAATGCAATTATCTGGTGAAAAGGCAGACTCGGCAACCTTTGCAAGCACCCTCCCAgcgtgtgccaaaatgggagctttggaacaag GATACGCACAAAATGGGCTTGGTGACAAAGCCTTGGAGACCTTTAAGCTAATGCAAATTGCGGGTGCAAAGCCAAGTCCGTCAACCTTTGCCAGTGTCCTCCCAGCTTGTGCCAAACTTGGAGCTTTGGAGCAGGGTATggagatccatcaaaatatagttaAAATGGGATATATGTCCGAGATAGTCTGGAATGCactgatagacatgtatgcaaaatgttcaCGCATACACAAGGCACGCACGTTGTTTGACAAAATCCATCATCCAGGCGtaatctcatggaatgcaatgattgcagggtATGCAATGCATGGCTATACAAAGGATGCGGTTGAACTCTTTGAAAAAATGAAGCACTCTGGAACCAACCCAGATCATGTAAGCTTTGTTTGTGTTTTTTTTGCATGCAGCCACGCAGGTCTAGTGGATGATGCTTGTAAATTCTTTAATTCCATGAGTGAAACTTATTCTATTATGCCTTCAATGGATCATTATGTGTGTATGGTTGACCTTCTAGGTCGAGTTGGCTATCTTGAGGAAACCGTAAACTTTATCATCAAAATCCCAGTTAAACTTGATGTAGTTGTGTGGATGTCATTGCTCGGTGCTTGTCGAACTCATAAGGATATAAGGTTAGGGGAATCTGTGGCAACGCGCCTTTTTGAATTGGATCCAAAAAATCCTGCTCCATTTGTTCTTTTGTCAAACATTTATGCCCTTGCGGGAAAGTGGGGTGATGCTCAAAAGGTAAGGAAATTGATGGAAGAAATGGGAATTAAAAAGATACCTGGATGTAGCTGGATTGAAGTCCATAAAATAGTACATGCATTTTGTGTGGGAGATAGATCACACCCACAAACTCAGGCGATCTATACAGAGTTGGAAAAATTGTCTTGGGAGATGAAAGCAGCCGGGTATATTCCAGATACAAAACCTATATTCAATGACGTCGAAGAGGAGGAGAAGGAATTACTCCTCTGCCACCATAGTGAGAAGTTGGCAATTGCTTTTGGATTGTTAAACACACCCCCTGGAACAACCATTAGAGTTGTCAAAAACCTCCGAGTATGCAGTGATTGCCACACTTCAACCAAGTTTATTTCCAAGATAATTTCAAGAGAAATTATTGTGAGAGATGCAAATCGTTTCCATCATTTCAAATATGGACGATGTTCATGTGAAGATTATTGGTGA
- the LOC131037367 gene encoding pentatricopeptide repeat-containing protein At2g22070 isoform X2: MSSTAHFNLNLKVLCTEGHLKEALHVLLNTRKFPAHSSTYINLLQACIDKKALSEGKQIHSHINDRGFTFSTHPLLQNKLISMYEKCGSLENARKVLDNMTEPDVSSWNIMITAYRRHGISQGAFALFHRMQQTLVQPDHFTFSTILPVCANLGSLKTGMQIHGKVVRCGFHSHVTVTNTLIDMYAKCGSIERSRELFDKMPNGDVVSWNAMITGYAQKGVLDEALRLFKEMPQRTVVSWTAIIAGYAQNNLGEKALEAFKLMQLSGEKADSATFASTLPACAKMGALEQGMEIHQKVIESDFLSSVVVLSALIDMYGKCGSIQKARDLFVQMPQRNVVSWNAMIVGYAQNGLGDKALETFKLMQIAGAKPSPSTFASVLPACAKLGALEQGYAMHGYTKDAVELFEKMKHSGTNPDHVSFVCVFFACSHAGLVDDACKFFNSMSETYSIMPSMDHYVCMVDLLGRVGYLEETVNFIIKIPVKLDVVVWMSLLGACRTHKDIRLGESVATRLFELDPKNPAPFVLLSNIYALAGKWGDAQKVRKLMEEMGIKKIPGCSWIEVHKIVHAFCVGDRSHPQTQAIYTELEKLSWEMKAAGYIPDTKPIFNDVEEEEKELLLCHHSEKLAIAFGLLNTPPGTTIRVVKNLRVCSDCHTSTKFISKIISREIIVRDANRFHHFKYGRCSCEDYW, from the exons ATGTCATCCACAGCCCATTTTAATCTCAATCTCAAGGTACTCTGTACAGAAGGCCACTTGAAGGAGGCGCTACACGTTCTGCTCAATACACGCAAGTTTCCTGCACATTCTTCGACATACATTAATCTATTGCAGGCATGCATTGATAAGAAAGCCCTTTCAGAGGGTAAACAAATCCACTCTCACATCAACGATAGGGGATTTACATTTTCCACACACccacttttacaaaataaacttatcaGCATGTATGAAAAGTGCGGAAGTTTGGAGAATGCTCGTAAAGTTCTTGATAACATGACTGAACCAGATGTCTCCTCATGGAATATAATGATTACAGCTTACCGAAGGCACGGGATTTCTCAAGGAGCATTCGCCCTGTTTCACCGAATGCAACAAACGCTTGTCCAACCTGATcatttcactttctccactattCTTCCTGTATGCGCCAACTTGGGATCTCTTAAAACTGGTATGCAGATCCATGGAAAGGTCGTTCGATGTGGGTTTCATTCTCATGTTACTGTGACGAATACCCTgattgacatgtatgcaaaatgtggaagcatagagagATCGcgcgaactgtttgacaaaatgcctaatGGAGACGttgtctcatggaatgccatgattacAGGGTACGCTCAAAAGGGTGTTCTTGACGAGGCTCTGCGGCTTTTTAAAGAAATGCCGCAACGAACCGTGGTCTCGTGGACTGCCATAATTGCTGGATATGCGCAAAATAACCTTGGCGAAAAAGCTTTGGAGGCTTTTAAGCTAATGCAATTATCTGGTGAAAAGGCAGACTCGGCAACCTTTGCAAGCACCCTCCCAgcgtgtgccaaaatgggagctttggaacaaggtatggagaTTCATCAAAAGGTAATTGAAAGTGATTTTTTGTCAAGTGTTGTGGTTTTGAGTGCTTTGATAGACATGTAtggaaaatgtggaagcatacagaAGGCGCGTGATTTGTTTGTCCAAATGCCTCAGCGAAATGTGGTGTCATGGAATGCGATGATTGTAGGATACGCACAAAATGGGCTTGGTGACAAAGCCTTGGAGACCTTTAAGCTAATGCAAATTGCGGGTGCAAAGCCAAGTCCGTCAACCTTTGCCAGTGTCCTCCCAGCTTGTGCCAAACTTGGAGCTTTGGAGCAGG ggtATGCAATGCATGGCTATACAAAGGATGCGGTTGAACTCTTTGAAAAAATGAAGCACTCTGGAACCAACCCAGATCATGTAAGCTTTGTTTGTGTTTTTTTTGCATGCAGCCACGCAGGTCTAGTGGATGATGCTTGTAAATTCTTTAATTCCATGAGTGAAACTTATTCTATTATGCCTTCAATGGATCATTATGTGTGTATGGTTGACCTTCTAGGTCGAGTTGGCTATCTTGAGGAAACCGTAAACTTTATCATCAAAATCCCAGTTAAACTTGATGTAGTTGTGTGGATGTCATTGCTCGGTGCTTGTCGAACTCATAAGGATATAAGGTTAGGGGAATCTGTGGCAACGCGCCTTTTTGAATTGGATCCAAAAAATCCTGCTCCATTTGTTCTTTTGTCAAACATTTATGCCCTTGCGGGAAAGTGGGGTGATGCTCAAAAGGTAAGGAAATTGATGGAAGAAATGGGAATTAAAAAGATACCTGGATGTAGCTGGATTGAAGTCCATAAAATAGTACATGCATTTTGTGTGGGAGATAGATCACACCCACAAACTCAGGCGATCTATACAGAGTTGGAAAAATTGTCTTGGGAGATGAAAGCAGCCGGGTATATTCCAGATACAAAACCTATATTCAATGACGTCGAAGAGGAGGAGAAGGAATTACTCCTCTGCCACCATAGTGAGAAGTTGGCAATTGCTTTTGGATTGTTAAACACACCCCCTGGAACAACCATTAGAGTTGTCAAAAACCTCCGAGTATGCAGTGATTGCCACACTTCAACCAAGTTTATTTCCAAGATAATTTCAAGAGAAATTATTGTGAGAGATGCAAATCGTTTCCATCATTTCAAATATGGACGATGTTCATGTGAAGATTATTGGTGA